From Candidatus Binatia bacterium:
CGACCGAAAACTCGGCCAGCCGATTCAGACGCGCGGCGGACGCCTCAGCCCGTGCGAGGCCGGCGATCGCCATCTGCTCCTGCGCTGCCGCCGTATCGACGTCCTGACTCGCGACCGCATCCTTCTCGCGACGGCGCAGCGACTCGAGACGGCGGCGCGTGATGCCGGCGATCTCGACTTCGGCCGCCCGGCTCTTCACCTCGGCGTGTGCACGCTGCACGTCGGCATCCATCTCGGGGACGAGGATTCGGGCGAGTGGGTCTCCCGCCTTCACCTCGTCGCCGATGTCGACGTCGACCGATTCGAGGTAGCCCGTCACGCGTGCGTAAAGCGCGGCCATCTCCTGCGGCTCGAGCGAGCCCGGCAGAATATACGCCACCGCGACGTCCTCGACCGCAGGTCGTGTCGTCACGATGCGTGGGAGACCCGCTCCCGTTCCGACCGACGTCGACCCGCCGCCCCCGCAGCCCATCGAAACGACCAACAGCAGGGCGAAGATCTCACGCATGCGACGACTCCAGATCCGGCGCGGCCGGTGCGGGGGGACGCTTCACTACAGCGTACAGACAGGGGAGGACAAACAGAGTGAGGGCCGTTGCCCCGAGGACGCCGCCGATGATCGCGCGGGCCAAGGGAATGTTCGCTTCGCCGCCGCCCAGCCCGACCGCCATCGGAGCGATGGCCAGAACGGTCGTGAGAGACGTCATCAAGATCGGACGGAAACGAACCCGCGCCGCCTCGCGGACCGCGCCCCGGACGTCGCCGGTCTCGTCGAGATTCCGGTTCGCGAAGTCCACCAGGACAATTCCGTACTCGACGACGATACCAGCCATCATGATCACGCCCATCAGACTCTGGATGTTGAGGGAGGTCCCCGTCACGAAGAGGACCAGGGAGACCCCGATCATGCCGAGCGGAACGGTCGCGAGGATCAGCAACGGATCGACGAACGAGCGGAACTGCGCCACCATCAAGAGGTAGATCAGCAACACGGCGATGAGGAGCCCCGCCCCAAACTGCCGAAACGACTCCCGCATCGTCTGGATCTCGCCGCTCGCCGCCAGGGTGTAGCCCCGCCCGGCGTACCGGCCGCCTATCTCGTAGGCCACCTCTTCTCGCCCGCTGTCGAACGGCATGAGACCCAGGTTCTCGTCAGCCATCAGATGCTCATCGATCGCGGTCACTGCGTCCCCGAGGTTCACGCCGGGGACCGTATCGGCATAGACGTCGAAGCTTCGCGTGATGTTCCGGTGACTGACGAACGACGGGCCCGTACCGCGGTGAATCGTCGCGATCGTGCCGAGGGGTATGGGTTCCATCGCCTCGTCGGACGTGAGCGGAATGTCGCGCAGCGTGTCGATCGAGATCAGCTCTGTCTCGGGATACTGCGCTCCGATGAAGTAGTGGTTGCCGTTTCGCTCGTCGATCCAGAATGCCGGCTGGAAGTTGATGCTCGAATTCGTCGCGGTCACGAGATTGTGCATCACGTCTTCGACCGTGAGCCCGGCCAACGCGGCCTTCACGCGGTCGATCTCGACTTCGATGGTCGGGTAGTCGTTGCGCTGCAACACCCGCACGTCTTCGGTGCCCGGCACCTGTGCCACGACCGTCGCGATGTCGGCTGCGATGTCACCCAGCGTATCGAGATCACTTCCGCGGACCTGGTAGTGAATGGGCGCGGGTTCGCCGAAGTTCAGGGCCGCGGTGAGCATTCCGCCGGTGTCGAAGGCAAACTCCGCCTGCGGGAAATCGTTGCGAAGCCGCGCGCGCAGGCGCGTGACGATGTCGAAGACGCTGGGGGTCGACGACGAGTCCTTCAGCTGCACGAGGAGGAACGAATCCATCGGGCCTCGATTCGGCGTGTACGCAGCGGGCCAATCCATAAGGACACCGATGTTCGAGATGAGCATCTGAAGATGCGAGTCCGCATAACGCTCGACCTTCGGGTACTCCGGATCCGGCTGCCCCAACTCCTCGACGATGACCTTCTCGACACGGGCGACCATTTCCTCGGACCGCTCGATCCGCGTGCCCGACGCAAGGCGCACGTAGACCTGGAACTGCCCCGCATCGACCCGCGGGAACAATTCGGTGCCGAGGTTCCCGGCGAGAACCAGGGCGGCCAGGGCCGCAACGCAGGCCCCCACGAGAACGGACTTCCGATGGCGTAGAGCGGCATCGACCGCACGCTCGTAGCGGGCGATGCCGCCGCCGGGCTGCGTGCCCTGCGGCGGCGGAGGTCCTTGCAGCAAGCGCGCGCAGAGCGCGGGAACCACGGTCACCGCGACGACGAGCGAGGCCAGAATCGCGAACGAGGCGGCGAGCGCGAGCGGTGTAAACAGAAAGCGCGCCATCCCCGACAGGAAGACGACCGGAAAGAACACGACGGCGAAGGTGAGCGTCGACACGACGATCGGCGCGGCCACCTCGCTCGTACCAGCGGCCGCAGCTTCGGCCGCGTCCTTCCCCATCTGCCGGTGACGAACGATGTTCTCGACCACAACGATGGACTGGTCGACGAGAATCCCCACGGCGAGTGCGAGCCCACCGAGGGTCATCGCATTGATCGTCCGACCGGTTGCCCACAGACCGAAGAGGGAGACCAGCGTAGCGAGCGGAATCGCCAGAGCCACGACGACGGTGAGGCGAACGTCGCGCAAGAATACCAGGACGACAAGTGCGGCCAGCACCGCCCCGAGAAGAGCGGCAAGCTGGAGCCCGGAAATCGAATCCCGAACATAGACCGATTGATCCAGGACTACTTCGAGCGCGAGATCCTGTGCTCGGTCATCCATCTCCCGCAGACGCTGCCGAATGCGGGCGAGCTGCGAGCGAATGGAGTCGACGATCTCGATCGTGTTGGCACCCGGCTGGCGGTAGATTGGAATGTAGACCTGTCGACGCCCGTTGATCCGCACGATGTTCGACTGGATCTGGGCGGAATCCTGGACACTCGCCACGTCGCGCATGAAGACGGGCCGCCCATCGTGGACCGCGACGGGTACATCGTTCAGCTCGCTCACCTTCTCCGGCATCGCGTTTGCGAAGATCTGGTAGTCGGTCTCGCCGACCTTGATGTTCCCTGCGGGGACAAAGACCGATTGCTCGTGGAGAGCACGGACGACGTCCATCGGCGACATCCCGCGAGAATCGAGCCGCTCACGATCAACCTGCGCGATAATCCGCCGGAGCTTGCCGCCGTAAACGGCCGGCGCGATTACCCCGGGAATCGACTGCAGCCGATTCCGCAGCTCGTAGTACGCGACGTCGTACAGCTCCTTCTCGCTCATCGTGTCGGAGGACACGCTGACGAGACAGAGCGGCACCGAGGCCGTCGGGTCGAAGGGCATGACCATCGGCGGGATCGTCCCCGGCGGCAGGTAGAACATGTCGCTCATCGCGTAGGACGTGACCTGGCTCATCGCGGTATCGAGACTGATGCCCTCGCGGAAGAAGTCCTTAACGATGCTGACGCCGAGCATCGCGTGCGCTTCCTGATGCTCGATCCCGACGGATTGGCCCGTCCAACGCTCGAGTCGACTCATGATGTCGCGCTCCATCACGACGGGCGGCATGCCGGGATAGAAGGTCACGATCTGGACCGCCGGGGTGGTGAAGGTCGGCAGAAGATCGGCCGGCAGGCGGGTGTACGACAAGATGCCCAACACCACTGCGACGAGCGCGCCCACCGTGACGACATACGGGAGCTTCAGGGCGCGTCGGATCATAGGCTCTGGTGATCCTGTCAAAGCGCGCCAGGGGGCGCTACCTATTCGCGAATGAACACGTCAAGCCCTTCGGAGCTGGTTTCGGTCGCAGCGGAGATCGCGCGGGAAGCGGGGGCCGAGATTCGTACCCGTGTCCCGAGCCCGCGCCAGATCGCGACCAAGGCGAATTCGGTCGATCTCGTCACGGACACCGACCACCGCATCGACGCTCTCATCTCCGAACGTCTCGCCGCCGCCTTTCCCGACCACGCACGACTCACCGAGGAAACCGGTGCCACAACGACCGGGGCGGAAGCTCCGGTCTGCTGGGTGGTCGATCCACTCGACGGCACCGTGAACTTCGCCCACGGCGTTCCCCACTTCGCCGTCTCGATCGCGGCCGTGCGCGGCTTCCAACCGGGCGACCCGCTCGAAACCCCGAGCACGGGCGCCGAAATTCTCGCCGGCGTCGTCTACGACCCCATGCGCGACGAACTCTTCGAAGCGACGGCCGCGGGTCCGGCCAAACTCAACGGAGAGCCGATCCAGACAAGCCCGTGCGCGAGCCTGAGCGAGGCGCTCGTCGCCTCCGGGTTCCCGTACGACCGACGAGAACGAGCGGACGAGTACCTCGAGGACTGGAAGGCCCTCCTGCCCCGCTGCCGCGATCTCCGCCGGGCGGGCGCCGCCGCCCTCGATCTGGCCTACGTCGCTGCCGGCCGCTTCGACGCCTACTGGGAACGCGGCCTCCACGCCTGGGACATCGCCGCAGGCGTCCTGATCGTCCGGCGCGCGGGCGGCATCGCCACGAACCGCGCGGGACGGGACCTGTTCCTCGACGCGTCCGAGGTTCTGGCCGCCCCCACGGCGATCCACGCCGAACTCCTCACGGTTCTCTGAACGACCTCCCTCTGCACCGAGTTGGCCCCGGCAGAATCGCGTGGCAGGATTGGTCGCCCCCTCCAGGGGAGCTACCCTTCATGCGACGCATCGGATCCGCTCTCTTCCAGCTTCTGTTCGCAGCAATCGCACTGCCACCGCTGTGGTACACGGCCTTCCCGCCGCCGCGACTGATGCCGCGTATTGCGGCCAACCGCAGCCGTACTGGTGGCTTCCGAGCGTCGCGGCCAACTTCTCGCGCCCCGAAACGGTCCGCACCTACAAAGAGGAGATGTTCTACCCAATCGAGCCGGGCGACTTCGACCCGAAGAAGATCGAGACCCCCACTCTGCTGATCCACGGTGACGACGACCGCCTCGCGCCGGTGAGGATCTCGCAGTACCTCGTCGGGAGCATGCCGAACGCGGAAGCGATATTCATCCAGGACGGCAGCTACATGCTGCCGGTCACCCACGCACCGCTCCTGGCGGACGTCATCACGAAGTTCGTACAAAAGGAGTCGATCACGAGCCCACAGGAGAATGGCTGATGCTTCTACCGATCACGGCACTTTACGCGGTCCTGCTCGCACTCGTCGGATTCGGCCTCGCCGCCTGGCTCGTCGGCGCCCGGATCCTCCATCCGATCGGCCTCCGTGTGGACGGCAAGTTCTCGGTCCTCCGCGGGATCGGTGCCGGGAGCACCGCGCTCATCGTCGTCGTGTCCGGGATCTGGGCGATCACAACGGCTTTCTGATTCCCGGGGCGGCGAGGACGTCAATCCCGGGTGCCGCTTCGCCAGAACGGGGGAACGCTCTGATCCCTCTTCTGCGCGAGCCGGTCCTCATCCACGCGGTAGATCTAGATCGAGTACCCCAGACGCTCATCCGGCGGCTCGATCGTGAGCCACTCGACACATCCCGGCCGGAGAGCAAACTGCGGACGATGGACTTCGACCGCGCAAAGCGCGCACACGCCAACCGCCGGTTCGCAGGACACCTCTTCGCGGACCACACCCCAGCGAGCGGGGTTCGGGCCGTACCAAGCGTACTGGACCACCGGAATCGCGTTGTCGCGCTGCCAGAGGGCGAGCCGGCGCTTGTCCTGGCCCCAATCCTCACGATGAATCAGGTATTGGGGCCCGCCCTCCGGCCCGCCGCCCCAGCCGTCTGCCGTGTCGGACTTGTCCCACGCCGTCGCGAGTAGGAGCCCGAGTTGGACCACGACGAGCCCGACGACTATCGCGGTTCCGCGGATGCGCTTTACGTCGCCCACGAGTTCCATGCGCTAGAGCGCCCCGCCGCAGTACTTGCAGTGTACCGCGTCGACGTCGTGCCCTTCTCGCGAACAGCGCCGGCAGTGCTGCGACGTCATGCGATGCGCCTGCACCAAAGCCATCTCCGCCGAAACGATACCCGTAGGGACGATGATGAGACTGTAGCCGAGGATCATCATCGCGACGGCGAGCATCTGTCCAACGGGCGTCTGCGGCGTCACGTCGCCGTACCCCACGGTCGTAAGGGTCACGACCGCCCAATACATCCCGACAGGAACAGAGGTAAACCCGTTCTTCGGGCCCTCGACGACGTACATCGCCGCCCCGACGATGACGACCGAAATGACGACCGTGACCATGAAGACCGCGAGCTTGGCGCGCGCCGCGCCGATGCTCGCCCGCAACTCGGTAGCTTCCGTTAGGAACCGGGCCAGCTTGAAGACCCGGAAAACGCGCAGCAGCCGCAACGAGCGAATCACGAGCAACGACTCGGTCCCGGGATAGAGCAGGCTCACGTAGGTCGGCAGGATCGACAGCAGATCGACGATCCCGAAGAAGCTCACAGCGTAGCGAAGCGGATTCCGCACGCAGACGAGACGGAGCAGGTACTCGATCGTGAAGCCGATCGTGAACACCCACTCGGCGACGGACAGGGGTCCGTGGAAGTCGTCCTGGAGCTGGTCGACGCTATCGAGCGTCACGACGAGCACGCTCGCAGCTATCGCGATCAGCAGCCCGATGTCGAAACTCTTCCCGGCCGGCGTGTCCGCCTCGAAGATGATCTCGTGTAGGTGCTCGCGCCAGGTCTCCGGACGAGCGGCCGCGATACGATCGCGCATGCCCGCGACGTTCGTCGCGATCCTGCACGATGTCAAGGAACTACAGCAGGCTCTTGAGCTTCTCGAGAGTGCGAGCGCGATCCGCGACCGTGTCGCCGACGAGACTCACGTTCAGCGCCGTCACGCCGGACTCCGCGTACTCGGCGAGCCGCTCAGCGACGAACGATTCCGGGCCAACAAGCGTCGTCTCTTCGAGAAACGAGGAAGGGATTGCATCAGCCGCCGCCGCTTTCTCGCCAGACAGGTACAGATCCTGAATCCGCGCCGCCTCTTCGCGGTAGCCGTAACTCGCGAAGATGTCGTTGTAGAAGTTCTTGCCGCGAGCGCCCATGCCGCCGACGTAGAGTGCCATCCCGGGACGGCCCCGGTCGCGAAGCGACTCGAGGCCCTCGCCGATTCCCACGAGACCGCCGGCGTACACATCCATCGGCGGGCGGGACGGATCTCGGCGGGCCGCACCCTTGTCTAGAGCGTCACCCCAACAATTCCGCGCCTTCGTCGGATGGTAGAAGACCGGCAGCCACCCGTCGGCGAGAGCCGCGGTCTGTTCGACGCTCTTCGGAGCCAGCGCCGCGATCACGATCGGAATGTCGTCCCGCACAGGGCGGGTGAGGATCTTGAGGGGCTTGGCGAGGCCGGTCCCCCGGCCGGCCGGAAGCGGCAGCGGGTATTTCGGCCCCTCGTGCGTCAGCACCTCGCGACGCCAGACCTTGCGGCAGATCTCGATGATTTCCCTAATCCGGGCGACCGGTGCATCGAACGGAACGCCGTGGAAGCCCTCGATGACCTGCGGGCCTGACGTACCCAGCCCGAGGATGCAGCGCCCCTCGGAGAGCGCATCGACCCCAGCCGCCGACATCGCGAGCAGGCTCGGGGTCCGCGTGTAGATCGGCAACACGCCGGACGCGATCTCGACGCGCTCGGTCTTGGCGGCGAGGTAGCCCATCTGACTGACCGCATCGAACCCGTAAGGCTCGGCGACCCACACCGTGTCGAGTCCCGACTTCTCGAGCTCGGCGATCTCATCCGCCGCCTCGCGAAAGCCGGCGGCATAATTCAGCATCGTTCCGATCTTCATGTCCGTGTCCCTAACAAAGTTCCGAGATACCGACAGACCAGAAGAAACTCAGCCCGGCGCGCGCTCGAATGCCCCGATCCCCTCCGGGACGTGATGAAACGACTGCTTGTCGACCAAATAGATCGCCATCTGCGGGCTGAACACGGACGGGTCGTCGAGTACGCCGACCTTGATGAGCTTCGCGCCTGGCAGAGACGGAGTCTCGGTCAGAAGATGCGTGCCGCAGTCCGCACAGAACCTGCGCGTCACCGGGTTGTCGAGATCGCTTCGTCGAAACTCTTTGGGCGCGCCCTTCGAGTACGAGAAGCCCGTCTCCGGCATCGCGATCACGACGTTCGGATGTCCGCCCGAGATGTACTGGCACTCACGGCAGTGGCACTGCCCCTGAAACATCGCGTCGCCTTCCGCGCGAAACCGCACGGCACCGCAGTAACATCCGCCTTCCAGATTCATGGGAGTCCTCCAAGTTGTGGTTCGGGCTGTGCGTTGAGTCTCTTCTCAGCGCTTCTTCGGCGCGGGGACGAGCAGTACGGGAACCGTACTAATGCGAATGATGTCGTTCGCCGACGAGCCGATCAGGAACTCGTCGACCCGACGCCGCCCGACCTTGCCGAGCACGATGAGATCGGCTTTGCGCCGACCCGCGAGGCGGATCACTTCTTCGTCGACCTCGCCGGTCTTCACGGTACGACGAACCTCGACCGCGGTCTTGCCGACGAACTTCTGGAGCTTCTCCGTTGCCACGTCCACGGCTTCTGACCGCATCTGCTTCACGGTCTCCTGCCCTTGCTTCATCCAGGGCAGTGTCGCTTGGAACGCGTCTTCGATGACGTAGATCACCTCAAGTGTTGCGTCGTGCTGCTCGGCAACTCCGAGGGCCTGCTGGAGAGCCGCCTTGGAGGTCTTGGAGAAGTCCACCGCTACTACGATTCGCTGATAACTGACCTTGGACACACCGGCGCTATATCACCCACCACAGCCGGCGACGAGAGCCCCTCCGCCGTCTGCGGCCTTCTACCCGTCGCCACCCCCGACGCCGACGCGGCCGGGAATGCACTGCTCAAATCCGGCGGGAAGACTCTCACGGTCGTAGGCGACAACGCGGCCAACGACATCGACGTTCGAGTTCCGTATGAATGGGGGCGGCGACGATGACCTCCGGCTCGCCGTGAACGGCTCCACGCCGTACCTCTGGGCCACGATCCACGGCGGCGGCACCGACATCTGTCAGAGCACCGCGAACGTTTCGAAAACGGCCTGCCCGTAGGTCACGACGCGCGTCCCCATCCGGACAGAGAGGCCCGTGGATCCCCGGATCCACGGGCCTTTTGCTATGGGTCGGAGGAGGAGGCGTCCAGCTTGGAAATCGAAGACAAGGTAGCGATCGTCACGGGAGCCGCACGCGGCATCGGACGGGCGACCGCCGTCGCGCTGGCCGCGGCCGGCGCGCGCGCCGTCGTCCTGGCAGACGTGAAACAGGACCTCTCCGCGGAGACTGCCGAACTCGTGCGCGCCCAGGGTGCCGAGCCCCTCGCTCTCGAGACCGACGTCTCGGACCTCAGCTCCCTGCGTCACACAGTCGCCGAGACCGAAGCGCGATTCGGCGGCCTTCACATCCTCCATAACAACGCCGGGATCGGCGAGGGAGCCACCGACTGGCCCGACGTCGCAGACGAGCGCGCCGCGGCAATCGTGGACGTGAACCTGCGCGGGGTAATCCTGGGTACGCGTCTCGCGCTCGACCCGATGAAACGCAGTGGCGGCGGCGCAATCGTGAACACGGCTTCAGGTGCGGCCTTCACCGCACTTCCTCCGCAAGCCGTCTACGCCGCGACGAAAGCCGGCGTCGTGCACTTCACGCGGTCCTGCGTCGCGCTCGCCGACAGCCACGGCGTGCGCGTCAGCTGCGTGTGCCCCGGGCTCGTCACGACCGAAATGGTGCAAGAGAGCGGCCCCGACGGCCCGCACCCTTGGCTTCAGTCCGTGATCGACGCGGTTCAGATGCTCCGGCCCGAAGACATCGCGGCAAAGGTTCTCGAACTCGTCTGCGATCCGAAGAGCGCTGGCGAGATCGTGAACGTCAGCAACGAACCCAAACAGGCCTGAGCGCGCCGCTCAGGGGGCGACGGCTTCGGGACAGAGATCGACGGCAGCGAGAAACAACTCCGCCGATCCGGGCCGACGCTCACCGAGCAGCGTCACGCGCTGCTCGGGCGTCGCGTGGAGGATTCGCGATAGAAGCTCCCGCATCCCCTGCACCACGACCCGCGTGGGCTCCTTCGTCGCCGGTCGGGACGCGGCGCCGACCGTGATGAATACCTGACGATCGCCCACGACGAACGGCAAGGCACGACCGTTCACGCTCAGCTCGATCACATCCTTCGCTTCGGCGTCCTTCGCCGGCCGGACATAGCCTTGCAGACGGACGAGCTCACGCACAGCGGTGCGCTGGACCTCGTGCGCCGCAGACACTCCAACGGAACCGAGGACGACCAACAGCCCGAGCGCGAAACGCCCGAGGATCTCAGTGATGCCCATCGGGGAACCCATGTTCGAGCAACTCCTGTACCTTTGGATCCGAGTGCTTTTCGCGAAGGCGCTTCAAGGTTGGATCATCGGCCGGACGGCGCAGCGCCATGAGGAGCGCAACCGCGTGTCGCTGGCCTTCGGGAGCCGCCTCGAAGGCCAGACGCCCGAGGCTCTCGGCCGCCACGTCGCCGCCCTGCTCGAATACCACCCGGCCCGCGGCCTGCCGCACGGCGAGCTCACCGTCCTCGACGAACGAGGTCTCGATCACCTTCAGAGCTTCTTCGTCCTCTAGCGTCCCGAGCGCCTCCAGAGCGGCGATTCGGACAGTTGGGTCGTCCTCACCGGCGAGAAACCGGCCCAACGCTGGAACCGCGTCCTTGGGCGCCGTGTTGACGTACCCCCGTGCCGCAACGGCACGGACCGCCGGCTTCCCATCGCGGAGCCGGCGTTCGATGTCGGCGGTTCGCGGCGGGACACCGAGAGTCGTCTGCGCCTGCCACGACGCCTCGAGAACTTCCGGCGCATCGATCTTCAACGTCACGAGCGTGGGGCCCAAAGATGTGAGCCCGGCGTCTCCGATTGCCGCGATCAGTGCGGCGCGCACACGCGGCGGGAGATCGCCTCGCTGGACGGCCTTCTCCAAGCGCGCTCGTTCGATCGGCTGCAGGTCGCCGTCGAGACCCTGAATCTCGGTGAGGCCCGCGGCACCCTCCTCGACGAGCGCCCAGTGATCCCCGGACACCGCATCGAAGACCCACGCGCGCCGGGCATCCGCTCTTTCCCCGGCCGTCACCGCCGGATTCCGGCTCCAGTCGGCCAGACGGCCCACCAACGCCGCGGCCGCTCGGACCGAGGTCTGGTCGGCGTCCGCAATCACGCCGGAGGCCCCCCCGCTTGCCTGCCAGCGACGCGCCCAACCGAGGGTCTCGTCGAGGTACGAGCCGCGCTTCATCCGGCTCAAGAAGACGACCGCGTAGTCCCCGGCATTGAGTAGACCGGGGGCCGACGGGCGATCGCGCATCTCGACGATCTCCAGCGCCCCGCCACCCGCCCCGAGGCGCTCCTCGCCCTTCAGAATCCGATCGAGCGTGAGGTAAATCACCCGCACGCGATCGTGATCGAAGGGCTGCACGCGCGAGACGTGCCCCACGGCAACCACCGGCGACGACGCCAGTCTCCCGGCGAGACGCGGGGCCGTCGTGGCGCCCGCAGAGCCGGCCTCGCCGGCCTGTGCGACGAGCGCCGCACAGGCCAATGCGAGTCCGACCGCGAGTCGGATCCAGAGGTGTTCCTTCACCCGAAAAGTTCGAATCCTACGGAGTGACCATGATGCCGGGCGCCGTCCAACCACCGCCGTCGCCATCGACGAAGAGCGGGTTGGAGTACGCCAGGGCCGGAACTCCCTCTTCACCAAGATTGCCATCGAGCAGGTCTAGCAGGGTCACGTTCGATCCGACATTCAGATCGAAGGGCACGACCGGGAACAGAGGGCGAGAGACGCCGTCCGTACCTCGGACGATCGCAACGACCCAAACGTCACCGGTGAGTCCAGCGAGGCTCAACGTCGTCGTGGCTTCGAGGCGCGACGCGCCCGGGATCGAGCCGTCGACCACCACCGTGGAGATCGCGAAATCCGTTCCGGCGGTATGGATGAAGTCCGGGGCCACTCCGTAGGCCGCGACGTCGACCGGGTCGACCAATGCGTCACCCGAGTTCACCTGCGTAACCGTGCGCGTCGTCACCGGGTTCACGTAGAACTCGATGGTGTCGAACTCGGCCCAGATCGGGCTCTGCACGGCAACCGTAATGTCGACCGCCCCGTCGGTGGTCTCGATCTCGAGCGGGAGTCCCAACTCGAGGCCACCCATCTCGCCGGTCGAAGTCGCGGAACTCGTCACGCGCATCATCGGCGTGTTCGTGCCGATTGCCCGACCGTCGTTGATGTTGCCCGACAGCGTCTCGGCAATCGCGGAGAGTGCCGCCGGATCGTCCGTCGGCGAGGCGATGAAGGTACGGGGGATGGCCGCCAGGGTCCGCACGACGCGGTGCGTGTCCGAATCGGCGATGGCCGTCTTGACGATGCCCTGGTTGATCATGTTGAACCAGTCACCCAGGTTGCGGCCGTAGAAGTTACCGAAGATCTGACCGCGACCCGACTCGATCAGGACCTCGAGCGCGTCGAAGGTATCGGTAAAGTAGTTCGTGATCGTCGGATCGAGGCGCCGCACCGTGCCCGGCACGTTGCTCTGCGGCGGTTCCATGCCGGTGTCGATCGCGAGGCCCGAGCCACCGAGCGAAAAGTAGCTGTAGATGTGGTTGACCTGGACCGTATCGACGCCCGGATCGGCGTGTGCCGCCGCGACGATCTCGGCCGGCGTGAGGTTGTAGTTGCCGTACTCCGGGAAGTGCATCCCCGCCGGAGCAGCCCCACCGTGATCGATGCCGCCACCGTTGGGCTGCGACGGATCCCGCGTGAGCGGCCACGCGTTGAAGTGGCCGTAGTCAAACGTGGTGATCTCCGAGCCCGGCGCGGTGCCGATCAGAGACGACGCACCCAGCGCCGCGATGTCCGCGCTGAAGTCCTGCACGGACTCGTGGTCGGTCGGAACGAAGAAGTCGGCGCCCTCGGCCAACATCGAGACGATGCGGTCTTCGCGCGGGACCTTGGAATCCGGGCTGTCGATCGAGTGGACGTGGAAGTCGCCGGAGACGAAGCCCGTCGTGTCGATGACGTTCGCGATCTGCAGCGCCACCGACGTCGTGGCGCCCCCCGTGATCGTCACGTCGGCCGAGCCGATCGAATACTCGGTTCCGTGCGAAACGTAGACCCGGTAGTCGCCAGGCTCCACCGTCAGCGGACCGGACAGCCCGGTCTGATCGACGAAGTGTACGACCGCGACGCCGTGAGGATACGTCGTATCCTGGCCCGGATCGCGGAAGATGCCGGTG
This genomic window contains:
- a CDS encoding HEAT repeat domain-containing protein, which translates into the protein MKEHLWIRLAVGLALACAALVAQAGEAGSAGATTAPRLAGRLASSPVVAVGHVSRVQPFDHDRVRVIYLTLDRILKGEERLGAGGGALEIVEMRDRPSAPGLLNAGDYAVVFLSRMKRGSYLDETLGWARRWQASGGASGVIADADQTSVRAAAALVGRLADWSRNPAVTAGERADARRAWVFDAVSGDHWALVEEGAAGLTEIQGLDGDLQPIERARLEKAVQRGDLPPRVRAALIAAIGDAGLTSLGPTLVTLKIDAPEVLEASWQAQTTLGVPPRTADIERRLRDGKPAVRAVAARGYVNTAPKDAVPALGRFLAGEDDPTVRIAALEALGTLEDEEALKVIETSFVEDGELAVRQAAGRVVFEQGGDVAAESLGRLAFEAAPEGQRHAVALLMALRRPADDPTLKRLREKHSDPKVQELLEHGFPDGHH
- a CDS encoding SDR family NAD(P)-dependent oxidoreductase; translation: MEIEDKVAIVTGAARGIGRATAVALAAAGARAVVLADVKQDLSAETAELVRAQGAEPLALETDVSDLSSLRHTVAETEARFGGLHILHNNAGIGEGATDWPDVADERAAAIVDVNLRGVILGTRLALDPMKRSGGGAIVNTASGAAFTALPPQAVYAATKAGVVHFTRSCVALADSHGVRVSCVCPGLVTTEMVQESGPDGPHPWLQSVIDAVQMLRPEDIAAKVLELVCDPKSAGEIVNVSNEPKQA